One Spinacia oleracea cultivar Varoflay chromosome 4, BTI_SOV_V1, whole genome shotgun sequence DNA segment encodes these proteins:
- the LOC110784766 gene encoding selenium-binding protein 2, which translates to MLMRMTWLIKRREKFSFENTFLSVEIREKPEYLGTIHVDPNSPTYLKVIHRLYVPNLGDELHHSGWNSCSSSHGDSSGDRRFLMLPSLISRMVYIVNTKKNPNSPSLHKVVEPEEILAKT; encoded by the exons ATGCTAATGAGGATGACATGGCTTATCAAACGTAGAGAGAAATTTTCGTTCGAAAATACTTTCCTAAGTGTAGAGATAAG AGAGAAGCCTGAATACTTGGGAACAATTCACGTGGATCCAAACTCTCCTACATATTTGAAAGTTATCCATCGATTGTATGTTCCTAATTTGGGGGATGAGTTGCATCATTCAGGTTGGAATTCCTGCAGTTCTTCACATGGAGACTCGTCTGGTGACAGACGATTTCTCATGCTTCCTTCTTTAAT ATCAAGAATGGTGTACATCGTAAATACGAAAAAGAATCCCAATTCCCCCTCGTTGCACAAAGTTGTTGAGCCTGAAGAGATCTTAGCAAAGACTTGA